The following are encoded together in the Pristis pectinata isolate sPriPec2 chromosome 31, sPriPec2.1.pri, whole genome shotgun sequence genome:
- the LOC127584889 gene encoding transmembrane protein 205-like has protein sequence MPTEGDPTTLVKATHLVILSTTWGMQIWVSFISGFVLMNNVSKHAFSQVQSQLIPCYHYSVLGGSFINLALYALYHPHELLNKAEAVQITSFFVCVIFSGLNAQWFSQTRNEIRYKMEKIELEHSLGQEVGPDTNQEAYSKLKKRDAKYRKLSYRYNKYYAISMVCNLICVICNGVNLFYTAANLKTF, from the exons ATGCCAACAGAAGGAGATCCTACTACTCTGGTCAAAGCCACTCATCTGGTCATACTGTCTACCACATGGGGCATGCAGATATGGGTCTCATTCATATCAG GTTTTGTTCTGATGAACAATGTTAGCAAACATGCATTCAGCCAGGTGCAGAGCCAACTGATTCCCTGCTATCACTACAGTGTCCTGGGAGGATCCTTCATTAATCTGGCTCTTTATGCCCTGTATCACCCACACGAGTTACTCAACAAGGCTGAAGCGGTACAG ATCACATCATTCTTTGTCTGTGTGATCTTCTCCGGGCTCAACGCTCAATGGTTCAGTCAAACCAGAAATGAGATTAGGTACAAGATGGAAAAGATTGAGCTGGAGCACAGCCTTGGACAGGAGGTGGGACCTGACACCAACCAAGAGGCCTACAGCAAGCTGAAGAAGAGAGATGCTAAGTACAGGAAGCTGAGTTATCGCTATAATAAGTATTATGCTATCAGCATGGTGTGTAACCTGATCTGTGTAATCTGTAACggggtgaatctcttctacactgcAGCCAATCTGAAGACTTTCTAG